One segment of Aquimarina sp. BL5 DNA contains the following:
- a CDS encoding esterase family protein, whose protein sequence is MKYSKIFITFLSKISILPVFMILCIHSISAQYKMKGNIIDDTIKSKILVASKIGLNTSRNVKIYLPPGYSSSKKNYPVVYYLHSLFVNPNHVISDHKTPEVIDKNISENRSKEFIFVVADFTSPTIGSLFENSSTSGYWLDFIIKELVPFIDQKYRTISDKNSRAVIGHFMGGRGALKVAMAYPQIFGIVYALHPVATGSGYLPRVSLGVDWDKVLLAKSYKDVGNDIRTKIFTSVCQAFLPNPDRPPLYCDFLFEKDENEVLKLHPKNVRKEQKGFHLDERLDEYADNLRSLKAIAFDWARFDQVQEHVISNRRFSKKLMDLGVDHEGIEFVGDPWNKYWGNDGRIATMVIPFLNKHLRF, encoded by the coding sequence ATGAAGTATTCCAAAATATTTATAACTTTTTTGAGTAAAATATCCATACTACCAGTTTTCATGATACTCTGTATCCATAGTATTTCTGCACAATATAAAATGAAAGGAAATATTATAGATGATACTATTAAATCTAAAATTCTAGTTGCTAGTAAAATAGGACTCAATACAAGTAGGAATGTTAAAATTTATCTTCCGCCAGGTTATTCATCATCAAAAAAAAACTATCCAGTAGTTTATTATCTACATAGTTTATTCGTAAATCCTAATCATGTGATTTCTGATCATAAAACACCTGAAGTCATTGATAAAAATATTTCAGAAAACCGATCTAAGGAGTTCATTTTTGTAGTTGCGGATTTTACTTCACCGACTATTGGAAGTCTTTTTGAAAACTCTAGTACGAGTGGTTATTGGTTGGATTTTATTATAAAAGAATTAGTCCCGTTTATAGATCAGAAATATCGAACTATTTCTGATAAAAACAGTAGGGCAGTAATCGGTCATTTTATGGGAGGAAGAGGAGCCTTAAAAGTTGCTATGGCTTATCCGCAAATCTTTGGAATTGTCTACGCTTTGCACCCAGTAGCTACGGGGTCGGGATATTTACCAAGAGTTTCTTTAGGTGTTGATTGGGATAAAGTGCTATTAGCAAAGTCATATAAAGATGTTGGGAATGATATAAGGACCAAGATCTTTACTAGCGTATGTCAAGCATTTCTTCCTAATCCAGATAGACCTCCATTGTATTGCGATTTTCTATTTGAAAAAGACGAAAACGAAGTACTGAAACTTCATCCAAAAAATGTTAGAAAGGAACAAAAGGGGTTTCATTTAGATGAAAGATTAGATGAATATGCTGATAATTTAAGAAGTTTAAAAGCAATCGCATTCGATTGGGCCAGATTCGATCAAGTACAAGAACATGTTATTTCTAATCGTAGATTTAGTAAAAAGCTAATGGATTTAGGTGTTGATCATGAAGGAATTGAATTTGTAGGAGATCCCTGGAATAAATATTGGGGAAATGATGGACGCATTGCCACAATGGTCATACCATTCTTAAATAAACATCTGAGATTCTAA